In Sedimentibacter sp. MB31-C6, one genomic interval encodes:
- a CDS encoding sigma-54 interaction domain-containing protein, translating to MQLMNNLFNGKGYIDGITIIDLEGEILFTAKFNNKLNSGSNENYEVVGKKFLDVYENLDENTSSTYKSMTLGAPLYTEKQNLKSKGRKEINITSLSIPIKSGSKIVGAIDLSVNEDDFEKDNIEISSKDFQKNIQDHINIETFENNKVNKLKGKDNKAVYETDSIITNNKKMIELKEYITIAADCDLPTLIYGETGTGKELFAQAIHNSSNRKNKPFIAQNCAAIPENLLESILFGTSKGAFTGAIDNIGLLELANGGTLLLDEINSMPIHLQSKLLRVLQDGTFRSIGSKKEKKVDVKIIAALNEEPLKSIEEGHLRRDIYYRLSVLNINIPPLRERKDDIPILVNSIISKYNIVLNKNIKYVSRNLYHNLSKYDWPGNIRELENVIIYGLSTVSKDKEKLEYSDIEKKINELTELNSDVKLNMVEPLTAMIQNYEKSIIEKTLKQVDFNVSKASKILKVPRQTLQRKVKNYDLI from the coding sequence ATGCAATTAATGAATAATCTTTTTAATGGTAAAGGTTATATAGATGGTATAACAATTATAGATTTAGAAGGAGAAATTCTATTTACAGCAAAATTTAATAATAAATTAAACTCCGGAAGTAATGAGAATTATGAAGTAGTTGGTAAGAAGTTCTTAGATGTTTATGAAAACCTCGATGAAAATACAAGTTCTACATATAAATCAATGACTTTAGGTGCTCCTTTATATACAGAAAAACAGAATCTCAAATCAAAAGGAAGAAAAGAGATAAATATTACATCCCTGTCCATTCCTATTAAATCAGGAAGTAAAATTGTTGGTGCTATAGATTTATCTGTTAATGAGGATGATTTTGAAAAGGATAATATAGAAATAAGTTCTAAAGATTTTCAGAAAAATATTCAAGATCATATTAATATAGAAACATTTGAAAATAATAAAGTCAATAAACTAAAAGGAAAAGATAATAAAGCAGTTTACGAAACTGACAGTATAATTACAAATAACAAAAAAATGATAGAATTAAAAGAATATATTACAATTGCAGCTGATTGTGATTTGCCTACATTAATTTATGGTGAAACAGGAACTGGTAAAGAGCTTTTTGCCCAAGCTATTCATAATTCAAGCAATAGAAAAAATAAACCTTTTATAGCTCAAAATTGTGCAGCCATACCTGAAAATTTATTAGAAAGTATTTTATTTGGTACATCAAAAGGAGCATTTACAGGGGCGATTGATAATATAGGATTATTAGAACTTGCTAATGGAGGAACTTTATTATTAGATGAAATTAATTCTATGCCTATACATTTGCAATCAAAACTACTGAGAGTATTACAAGACGGAACTTTCAGGAGTATAGGCTCAAAGAAAGAAAAAAAAGTAGATGTAAAAATAATAGCTGCTTTAAATGAAGAACCATTAAAATCAATTGAAGAAGGACACTTAAGACGTGATATATATTATAGATTAAGTGTTTTAAATATAAACATACCTCCTTTGCGTGAAAGAAAAGATGATATACCTATTTTGGTTAATTCTATAATATCTAAGTATAATATTGTATTGAATAAGAATATTAAATATGTATCAAGGAATTTATACCATAATTTAAGTAAGTATGATTGGCCAGGTAATATTAGAGAATTAGAAAATGTAATAATATATGGATTAAGTACTGTTAGTAAAGATAAAGAAAAGTTAGAATATTCTGACATAGAGAAAAAAATCAATGAATTAACTGAGCTTAATAGCGATGTGAAGCTTAATATGGTAGAACCATTAACTGCAATGATTCAGAATTATGAGAAAAGCATAATCGAAAAGACTTTAAAGCAGGTTGACTTCAATGTATCTAAAGCTTCGAAAATTTTAAAAGTCCCTAGACAGACATTACAAAGAAAAGTTAAAAACTATGATTTGATTTAA
- a CDS encoding LysE family transporter — protein MPNVPAFLSYVIVTTFTPGPNNIMSMSNSSRYGFKKSIFFNIGVFFGFFIIINLCNIFSMTLINLIPTIKPIMTFIGATYILWLAWKTFKSKPINDNNGTIKNHTNTFIYGLLLQFANPKVILYAITTVSTFIVPYYSSIFILLLFALFLSTMSFISTCCWALFGSIFQSFLAENVKIINIIMSLLLVYCAISLFF, from the coding sequence ATGCCTAATGTACCTGCTTTTTTATCTTATGTAATTGTTACAACCTTTACACCTGGACCTAATAATATAATGTCTATGTCTAATTCTAGTAGATATGGATTCAAAAAAAGTATTTTTTTTAATATTGGTGTTTTCTTTGGATTTTTCATTATAATTAATTTATGTAATATTTTTAGTATGACTCTTATCAATCTTATTCCTACTATTAAACCGATTATGACTTTCATTGGTGCTACTTATATATTGTGGCTGGCTTGGAAGACATTTAAAAGCAAACCTATAAACGATAATAATGGAACAATTAAAAATCACACAAATACTTTTATTTATGGATTATTGCTACAGTTTGCAAATCCAAAAGTAATTCTTTATGCAATTACAACTGTTTCAACCTTTATTGTTCCATACTATAGTTCAATTTTTATACTATTACTTTTTGCACTATTTCTATCAACTATGAGTTTTATTTCAACTTGCTGTTGGGCACTGTTTGGTTCAATATTCCAAAGTTTTCTTGCTGAAAATGTTAAGATAATAAATATCATTATGTCTTTATTATTAGTTTACTGTGCTATTTCATTATTTTTCTAA
- a CDS encoding YtrH family sporulation protein → MSSFYTSVIHNFLIAFGVVVGASIFSGIGAIITNHPPYKAMIEVASSIKIWAIAASLGGTFSSLTVIEKGIFEGEIRTLIKQALYILISLIGANVGYGFIRLIQRCSEIWGN, encoded by the coding sequence ATGTCTTCTTTTTATACTAGTGTTATACATAACTTTTTAATTGCCTTCGGAGTAGTTGTAGGTGCAAGTATTTTTTCTGGGATAGGAGCAATAATTACAAACCATCCACCATATAAAGCAATGATTGAAGTTGCCAGTTCAATAAAGATATGGGCTATAGCTGCTTCTTTAGGTGGAACTTTTTCATCACTTACAGTTATAGAAAAAGGGATTTTTGAAGGTGAAATAAGAACACTGATAAAGCAAGCTTTATATATACTTATATCTCTAATTGGGGCTAATGTAGGATATGGTTTTATCAGACTTATCCAAAGGTGTAGTGAAATATGGGGAAATTAA
- a CDS encoding cation:proton antiporter, with amino-acid sequence MTTSLGIIVILGLLANRIFTKMRLPGLLGMLILGVIIGPYGLNWIDQELLKVSEDLRQIALIIILLRAGLGISKDDLNKVGRTAIKLSCIPGLIEGFTIAFLSMKLLGFTFIQGGILGFIIAAVSPAVVVPQMLELIDKKIGVNKSIPTLILAGASIDDVFAITVFTTFLGLYSGKHVNIGIQILNIPVSIILGVILGFLIGLIMIKSFKKYFIRDTKKVLLILGSAILLTAIEDLLKDKIEVASLLGVMTIGFIILEKTPKVAKRLSVKFNKIWIFAEILLFVLVGSQVNINVAFNAGSIGLIIIFVGLIGRSFGVILSTLGTDLNWKERLFCAISYLPKATVQAAIGAVPLSLGVKSGDIILAIAVLSILVTAPLGAIGIKASAKKLLKI; translated from the coding sequence ATGACAACAAGTTTAGGAATTATAGTTATTTTAGGATTATTAGCAAATAGAATATTTACGAAAATGAGATTACCTGGATTATTAGGCATGTTAATATTAGGAGTAATTATTGGTCCGTATGGATTAAACTGGATTGACCAGGAACTACTGAAAGTATCAGAAGATCTTAGACAGATTGCTTTAATTATAATTTTATTGAGAGCAGGGTTAGGAATAAGTAAAGATGATTTAAATAAAGTTGGTAGAACTGCAATAAAACTAAGCTGTATTCCAGGATTAATAGAAGGCTTTACTATAGCGTTCCTTTCAATGAAATTACTCGGTTTTACCTTTATACAAGGAGGAATTTTAGGATTTATTATTGCTGCAGTATCTCCCGCTGTTGTAGTTCCTCAAATGTTAGAATTAATTGACAAAAAAATAGGAGTTAATAAAAGTATTCCAACTTTAATTTTGGCAGGTGCTTCAATAGATGATGTATTTGCTATAACTGTATTCACAACGTTTTTAGGATTATATAGTGGTAAGCATGTAAATATAGGTATACAAATTCTTAATATACCTGTATCTATTATTTTAGGTGTTATATTAGGTTTTTTAATTGGATTGATAATGATTAAATCATTCAAGAAGTATTTTATAAGAGATACTAAAAAAGTTTTGTTAATACTAGGTTCTGCTATATTACTTACAGCAATTGAAGATCTTTTAAAAGATAAAATTGAAGTAGCAAGTCTTTTAGGGGTCATGACAATAGGCTTTATAATACTTGAAAAAACACCTAAAGTGGCGAAAAGATTGTCGGTTAAATTCAATAAGATATGGATTTTTGCAGAAATTTTATTATTTGTATTGGTAGGTTCACAAGTAAACATAAATGTTGCATTTAATGCTGGGTCAATAGGACTTATAATAATATTTGTAGGTTTAATTGGAAGAAGTTTTGGAGTAATATTATCTACATTAGGAACAGATTTAAACTGGAAAGAAAGATTATTTTGTGCGATTTCATATTTGCCAAAGGCCACTGTTCAAGCTGCAATAGGTGCAGTTCCACTGTCTTTAGGAGTAAAATCAGGAGATATTATATTAGCTATAGCAGTATTATCAATATTAGTTACAGCACCATTAGGTGCCATAGGTATTAAAGCATCAGCTAAGAAACTATTGAAAATTTAA
- a CDS encoding zinc ribbon domain-containing protein, giving the protein MEKVQYVCVKCGNREYEVDQFQATGGNFAKIFDVQNKKFTTISCKQCGYTELYKGSSSDGWNILDFLIN; this is encoded by the coding sequence ATGGAGAAAGTACAATATGTATGTGTGAAATGTGGAAATAGGGAGTATGAAGTAGATCAATTTCAAGCAACTGGAGGAAACTTTGCAAAGATATTTGATGTGCAAAATAAGAAATTTACTACTATAAGTTGTAAACAATGTGGTTATACAGAGTTGTATAAAGGTTCTTCATCTGACGGCTGGAATATATTAGATTTTCTTATAAATTAA
- a CDS encoding tRNA-binding protein, with translation MATFDDFMKLDIRVGEIIKTEFFEKARKPAYKLWVDFGDEIGIKKSSAQIVDCYKKEELVGKQVLGIVNFPQRQIADFMSEVLVLGIYAEQGVVLIQPEQSVKKGDKLG, from the coding sequence TTGGCTACATTTGATGATTTTATGAAATTAGATATTAGAGTTGGTGAAATTATAAAAACAGAATTTTTTGAAAAAGCTAGAAAACCAGCATATAAATTATGGGTTGACTTTGGAGATGAAATTGGTATTAAGAAATCAAGCGCCCAAATTGTAGATTGTTATAAGAAGGAAGAACTAGTTGGCAAACAAGTTTTAGGAATTGTAAACTTTCCTCAAAGACAAATTGCAGATTTTATGTCTGAGGTTTTAGTACTGGGAATTTATGCCGAACAAGGAGTTGTTTTAATACAACCAGAACAGTCAGTGAAGAAAGGTGATAAATTAGGTTAA
- the tlp gene encoding small acid-soluble spore protein Tlp, whose amino-acid sequence MNNKPKPDDRRDNVNRIQNNIDNTISNYRETKDIIKSTEDNKMKRELEEKNKRREQSLKGMRREIKQEAIDKKNGYK is encoded by the coding sequence ATGAACAATAAGCCAAAGCCAGATGACAGAAGAGATAATGTTAATAGAATTCAAAATAATATTGATAACACAATATCTAATTACAGAGAAACAAAGGATATTATTAAAAGCACTGAAGATAATAAAATGAAAAGAGAATTAGAAGAAAAAAACAAAAGAAGAGAACAATCCTTAAAAGGTATGAGAAGGGAAATTAAACAAGAAGCAATAGACAAAAAAAATGGTTATAAATAA
- a CDS encoding methyl-accepting chemotaxis protein: MNRIKGKGNKMKKIKIWGIRSKLIIYFSILILVSSISLGLILLQRSSEVVTEKSEESLELLAEEASKLTVSRVETQQKTLDMLSIMPNINSMDWEIQQPILQDSVKNTNFLDIAIVTPDGDAHYSNGNVSQLGDRDYVKKALNGESNVSDLIISRVTNEVVLMYAAPIEKDGKVIGALVGRSDGNSLSMIADDTGFGDSGYGYMIDNIGTIVAHPDREKVMTQFNPIIEAEFDDSVKSLATLFEKVLEEKTGVSNYSYEGVDLNAGFTSIEGTNWSFIITANQDEVLSAIPEMQKNVLNVVIISLIVSVILVGLIGNSIASPIVKAAQLSKRIADLDITEDVPAKFKKKKDEIGDLSNALQVIIDSLRNIINEISNTSEQVLASSEELSAASQQSATAAEQVSQTVEEIAKGAFNQAQSTEEGSTKSYELGRIIENDQEYVKSLNDESNKVTEVVDEGLKEIDNLYKITEESNEATNEIKEVILKTNDSSSKIGQASTVISTIAQQTNLLALNAAIEAARAGNAGKGFAVVAEEIKNLAQQSASSTKEIDEIVNELQINTLNAVNTMERILTITEQQTNSVVNSKDKYKLIKEAMMETEETVKQLNASGDEMEKMKDQILATMEDLSAIAEENSAATQEATASIEEQAASSEEIAGSSEGLSTLAQNLQTIIAKFKI; this comes from the coding sequence ATGAATAGGATTAAAGGCAAAGGTAATAAAATGAAGAAAATTAAAATTTGGGGTATTAGATCAAAACTTATTATTTATTTTTCAATTTTAATTTTAGTGTCATCTATTTCTTTAGGACTTATATTATTACAAAGATCCAGTGAAGTTGTTACAGAAAAATCAGAAGAATCTCTAGAATTGTTGGCTGAAGAGGCATCTAAGCTAACTGTAAGTAGAGTAGAAACACAGCAAAAAACATTGGATATGCTATCTATTATGCCAAATATAAATTCAATGGATTGGGAAATACAACAACCTATTTTACAAGACTCAGTTAAGAATACAAATTTTCTTGATATAGCAATAGTTACACCTGATGGAGATGCTCATTATTCAAATGGTAATGTAAGTCAGTTAGGTGATAGAGATTATGTTAAAAAAGCATTAAATGGAGAATCAAATGTGTCAGATTTGATAATTAGTCGTGTAACTAATGAAGTGGTGTTAATGTATGCAGCACCTATTGAAAAAGATGGAAAAGTAATAGGGGCATTAGTAGGACGAAGTGATGGAAATAGCCTAAGTATGATTGCAGATGATACTGGTTTTGGAGATAGTGGATACGGTTATATGATTGATAATATTGGTACCATTGTGGCTCACCCAGATAGAGAAAAGGTAATGACTCAATTTAATCCAATTATTGAAGCAGAATTTGATGATAGTGTAAAATCATTAGCAACATTATTTGAAAAAGTGTTGGAAGAAAAAACTGGAGTTAGTAATTATTCTTATGAGGGTGTAGATTTAAATGCTGGATTCACATCTATTGAAGGTACTAATTGGTCATTTATTATTACTGCTAATCAAGATGAAGTATTATCTGCAATCCCTGAAATGCAAAAGAACGTTTTAAATGTAGTAATTATCTCTTTAATAGTTAGCGTAATACTAGTTGGATTAATTGGAAATTCAATTGCTAGTCCTATCGTGAAAGCTGCCCAACTTTCCAAAAGAATTGCTGACTTGGATATTACGGAAGATGTACCTGCAAAATTTAAAAAGAAAAAAGATGAAATTGGAGACTTATCAAATGCGCTTCAGGTTATTATTGATAGCCTTAGAAATATTATTAATGAAATAAGCAATACATCAGAACAAGTACTTGCTTCTTCAGAAGAATTAAGTGCAGCATCACAACAATCAGCAACTGCTGCTGAACAGGTTTCTCAAACTGTAGAAGAAATTGCAAAAGGTGCATTTAATCAAGCACAAAGTACAGAAGAAGGTTCTACTAAATCTTATGAATTAGGTAGAATTATTGAAAATGATCAAGAATATGTGAAGAGTCTAAATGATGAATCAAATAAAGTAACAGAAGTAGTTGATGAAGGATTAAAAGAAATTGATAATTTATATAAAATAACAGAAGAAAGTAACGAAGCAACAAACGAAATAAAAGAAGTAATATTAAAGACAAATGATAGTTCTAGTAAAATAGGACAAGCAAGTACTGTGATTTCTACCATAGCACAACAAACAAATTTATTAGCATTAAATGCAGCAATAGAAGCAGCAAGAGCTGGTAATGCAGGTAAGGGATTTGCAGTGGTTGCAGAAGAAATTAAAAATTTGGCACAACAATCAGCTTCCTCTACAAAGGAAATTGACGAAATTGTAAATGAATTACAAATTAATACTTTAAATGCTGTAAATACAATGGAGAGAATATTGACTATAACAGAACAACAAACAAATAGTGTAGTTAATAGTAAAGATAAGTATAAATTAATTAAAGAAGCAATGATGGAAACTGAAGAAACTGTAAAACAATTAAATGCTTCAGGGGATGAAATGGAGAAGATGAAGGATCAAATACTTGCAACAATGGAAGACTTATCTGCCATAGCAGAAGAAAATTCGGCTGCAACACAAGAAGCAACAGCATCTATTGAAGAACAAGCAGCTTCATCAGAAGAAATTGCTGGTTCAAGTGAAGGATTATCAACTTTAGCACAAAATTTACAAACTATTATTGCGAAATTTAAAATTTAA
- a CDS encoding methyl-accepting chemotaxis protein: protein MNWIKGKGKAKLKDIKVKDKNKGKDKGKGKKIKKFKFWGIRSKLIIYFSILIFISSITLGLILLQRSSEVVTEKSEESLRLLAEEASKLTISRVETHQKTLDMISIMPNINSMDWEIQLPILQNSIESTNFLDVAVVQPDGYASYTDGTETYLGDRDYVIKALGGESNVSDLLVSRVTSKVVVMYATPIKKDGKVVGALIGRSDGNALSEIADDTGFGDSGYGYMIDNIGTIVAHPDREKVMTQFNPIIEAEFDDSVKSLATLFEKVLEEKTGVSNYSYEGVDLNAGFTSIEGTNWSFIITANQDEVLSAIPEMQKNVLNVVIISLIVSVILVGLIGNSIASPIVKAAQLSKRIADLDITEDVPVKFKKKKDEIGDLSNALQVIIDSLRNIINEISNTSEQVLASSEELSAASQQSATAAEQVSQTVEEIAKGAFNQAQSTEEGSTKSYELGRIIENDQEYVKSLNDESNKVTEVVDEGLKEIDNLYKITEESNEATNEIKEVILKTNDSSSKIGQASTVISTIAQQTNLLALNAAIEAARAGNAGKGFAVVAEEIKNLAQQSASSTKEIDEIVNELQINTLNAVNTMERILTITEQQTNSVVNSKDKYKLIKEAMMETEETVKQLNASGDEMEKMKDQILATMEDLSAIAEENSAATQEATASIEEQAASSEEIAGSSEGLSTLAQNLQTIIAKFKI from the coding sequence ATGAATTGGATTAAAGGTAAAGGCAAAGCCAAATTAAAAGACATTAAAGTAAAGGACAAAAACAAAGGTAAAGATAAGGGTAAAGGTAAAAAAATAAAAAAATTCAAATTCTGGGGTATTAGATCAAAACTTATTATTTATTTTTCAATTTTAATTTTTATTTCATCTATTACTTTAGGTCTTATATTATTACAAAGATCCAGTGAAGTTGTTACAGAAAAATCAGAAGAATCTCTAAGATTATTGGCAGAAGAGGCATCTAAGTTAACTATAAGCAGAGTAGAAACACATCAAAAAACATTGGATATGATATCTATTATGCCAAATATAAATTCAATGGATTGGGAAATACAACTACCTATTTTACAAAATTCAATTGAAAGTACTAATTTCTTAGATGTCGCTGTTGTTCAGCCTGACGGCTATGCGTCTTATACAGATGGTACTGAAACTTATTTGGGTGATAGAGATTATGTAATAAAAGCTTTAGGCGGAGAATCGAATGTATCTGATTTACTAGTTAGTCGTGTAACTAGCAAGGTTGTTGTAATGTATGCTACACCTATTAAAAAGGATGGTAAAGTAGTAGGAGCATTAATAGGACGAAGTGATGGAAATGCCTTAAGTGAAATTGCAGATGATACCGGTTTTGGAGATAGTGGATACGGTTATATGATTGATAATATTGGTACCATTGTGGCTCACCCAGATAGAGAAAAGGTAATGACTCAATTTAATCCAATTATTGAAGCAGAATTTGATGATAGTGTAAAATCATTAGCAACATTATTTGAAAAAGTGTTGGAAGAAAAAACTGGAGTTAGTAATTATTCTTATGAGGGTGTAGATTTAAATGCTGGATTCACATCTATTGAAGGTACTAATTGGTCATTTATTATTACTGCTAATCAAGATGAAGTATTATCTGCAATCCCTGAAATGCAAAAGAACGTTTTAAATGTAGTAATTATCTCTTTAATAGTTAGCGTAATACTAGTTGGATTAATTGGAAATTCAATTGCTAGTCCTATCGTGAAAGCTGCCCAACTTTCCAAAAGAATTGCTGACTTGGATATTACAGAAGATGTACCAGTAAAATTTAAAAAGAAAAAAGATGAAATAGGAGACTTATCAAATGCGCTTCAGGTTATTATTGATAGCCTTAGAAATATTATTAATGAAATAAGCAATACATCAGAACAAGTACTTGCTTCTTCAGAAGAATTAAGTGCAGCATCACAACAATCAGCTACTGCTGCTGAACAGGTTTCTCAAACTGTAGAAGAAATTGCAAAAGGTGCATTTAATCAAGCACAAAGTACAGAAGAAGGTTCTACTAAATCTTATGAATTAGGTAGAATTATTGAAAATGATCAAGAATATGTGAAGAGTCTAAATGATGAATCAAATAAAGTAACAGAAGTAGTTGATGAAGGATTAAAAGAAATTGATAATTTATATAAAATAACAGAAGAAAGTAACGAAGCAACAAACGAAATAAAAGAAGTAATATTAAAGACAAATGATAGTTCTAGTAAAATAGGACAAGCAAGTACTGTGATTTCTACCATAGCACAACAAACAAATTTATTAGCATTAAATGCAGCAATAGAAGCAGCAAGAGCTGGTAATGCAGGTAAGGGATTTGCAGTGGTTGCAGAAGAAATTAAAAATTTGGCACAACAATCAGCTTCCTCTACAAAGGAAATTGACGAAATTGTAAATGAATTACAAATTAATACTTTAAATGCTGTAAATACAATGGAGAGAATATTGACTATAACAGAACAACAAACAAATAGTGTAGTTAATAGTAAAGATAAGTATAAATTAATTAAAGAAGCAATGATGGAAACTGAAGAAACTGTAAAACAATTAAATGCTTCAGGGGATGAAATGGAGAAGATGAAGGATCAAATACTTGCAACAATGGAAGACTTATCTGCCATAGCAGAAGAAAATTCGGCTGCAACACAAGAAGCAACAGCATCTATTGAAGAACAAGCAGCTTCATCAGAAGAAATCGCAGGTTCAAGTGAAGGCTTATCAACTTTAGCGCAAAATTTACAAACTATTATTGCAAAATTTAAAATATAA
- a CDS encoding DUF3267 domain-containing protein gives MRYIKKIPSTDKELSEKLISEGWEKIKEPSNLGIATLLSVPFMLINGIISIVILFFLYHPLQEFIYNSKQGFNISFTINQSTLIYVVIFFLFMIIHEFLHACFIPNFLKSEKTYWGINGLFGFVYTTEKIKKSRFLIISIMPFLLLSIILPFILKDLGWLNEFTIFLCFVNSVGSCVDCLNICIVGIQVPNNSYIVNNGFETYFK, from the coding sequence ATGAGATATATAAAAAAAATACCCTCTACAGATAAAGAATTGAGTGAAAAATTAATATCTGAGGGGTGGGAGAAAATAAAAGAACCATCTAATTTAGGTATAGCAACTTTATTGTCAGTACCTTTTATGTTAATAAATGGAATTATATCTATAGTTATTTTATTTTTTTTGTATCATCCATTGCAAGAATTTATATACAATAGCAAGCAAGGATTTAACATAAGTTTTACAATAAATCAATCTACACTTATATACGTTGTTATATTTTTTTTATTTATGATAATACATGAATTTTTACATGCTTGTTTTATACCTAATTTCTTGAAGTCAGAAAAAACTTATTGGGGGATTAATGGATTATTCGGATTTGTTTATACTACAGAAAAAATTAAAAAGAGCAGATTCTTAATAATTTCAATTATGCCATTTCTTTTGCTATCAATTATATTACCTTTCATTCTCAAAGATTTGGGGTGGTTAAATGAATTCACTATATTTCTATGTTTTGTAAATTCAGTAGGTTCATGTGTTGATTGTTTAAATATATGCATTGTTGGAATACAAGTTCCAAATAATTCATACATTGTAAATAACGGATTTGAGACATATTTCAAGTAA